The following is a genomic window from Actinomycetota bacterium.
CGCCGTCGTGGCCGTGGATTGCACTGCGCCGGCCGGCGGTTGTACGCCGCCCGACAGCCCGGTGAATGAGTCCGGCGACGCTCATCGCGTCTTCGGGTTCGAGGCGGAACCGGTCGTCTCGCTCGAGCCCGCGGAGGCGCAGGCCAAGCCCGGGACCTGCCAGAGGTTCGTCCTGTCGGTGAACGACCAGACCGGCCAGTCGCTGAGCGGCGTGAACGTCGACGTCCACGCGACCGGTCCCACAGATGGAACGACCTTCTGCGACGTGACTGGAGGAACGACGAGGCGTTCGCCCGATCAGGGAGCGCACTCGACGACCTCCGGCGATGGCACCCAGGCTTCCCACCAGCAGGAGGGCGCCGACGCCCACCACGTCGAGGGCGAGAGCAACGCCCGAGGCGAGTTCGTCTTCGGGATCCGGGCTGAGGTTGCTGGTGACACCAACCTGCTTGCGTGGGCCGACATCGAGGAGAACGACGAGCTGGGCGCCAACGAGCGCTCCGACACCTCGGTGATGCACTGGAGCACGGCTCGGAGAGGCGGCGGCGGCGGGAACACCCGTTGCACCATGAGCGGCAACGGGGACGACAACGTGATGCGCGGTACTCCGGGTGACGACGTGATCTGCGGCGGCGGAGGCAATGACACCTTGATCGGCCGTGGTGGCAATGACGTCGTCCGCGCCGGCAAGGGACGCGACATCGTCCGGGGCAGCGGCGGCAATGACACGCTCCGCGGCGGCGGCGGTCCCGACCGGATCCGAGGCGGCTCCGGCCGAGACAGGCTCTCCGGCAACGCCGGGAACGACTTCCTGGACGGACAAGGTGGCCGTGACACCTGTCGCGGAGGCCGTGGCCGGGACAGAACCAGAAGCTGCTAGAGGTTCGTAATACACAGCAGAGGGCCGGGTCCACCGGCCCTCTGTATCGACTGCCAGTTCGAAAGAGGGGAAGCATCGTGAAGAGAACGTTGTCCTTGGCCGTGGCGGCGCTGGTTGCAGCGCTTCTCCCGGCAGCGCCGGCGGTGGCAGCTCCGCAGATCGAGCTGTTGAATCCGTCGCCTTACACGGCGGGGCAGGTCCCCGAGCTGTCGTCGAAGGAGGGGCGTCCGGTACATCTCGTCGCGTGGACGCGAGAGGCACCGACCGGTGCGTTGGTGGAGTTCGAGGTCTCGGCTGTGGCCACGACGCCCCCCAGCTTCGCCACCGCGACGGTGGACGGGTTCCGGGTGGGCTCCGACACCTTCGAGGGGCCCTTCACGATCCCGCAGAACTTCCCCGACGGCACCTACAACGTCGCTGTCGGTCTCTTCAGCGCCGATGGCTCTGAGGAGCTGGGCCGCGACGACCAGCTCGTGACGATCAACAACCAGGACGTGCCGCCTCCGCCTCAGAGCGACAACGTCGAGATCACTCAGCCGGCCAATGCCGCCCAAGCCGGTTTCTTCACACCCCAGGGAGCCAAGCGGGCTCACACCGTCATCCAGGCGACAGCCAGCGCCGGAACCGACCAGGTCCGTGTCCTCTACTCGATGTCGGATCCCGGAACGCAGCCCGAGTGGAGGCAGTGTGGGTCGGCCGCGCCGGGTCAAGGCGGCTTCACCGTGATCCGCTGCACGCTCGCAGAAGGTGACTCACCGCTGGCGGTGACCGCGGTTGCCGCGGTCGCCAACCAGACGCCGCGCCAAGCGTCTCCCGACCCTGCCGCCGACGACGCCGGCGACGCGCACCGTGTGACGCCTTACCTCCAGACGCCGGCCATCCTCGCATTCGAGCCCGAGGCGGTTCAGCAAGAGGTGGGGAAGTGCCAGAAGCTCACCATCACTGCGTTCGATCAGCTGAGTCGCCCGATCGCAGCACTGAACGTAGACGTGCACGGGACGGGCCCCGATGACCAGCTCACCTTCGCAACCTTGGACACGAGCCCCGTCACCGCAGACACGAGCAACTACCAGAAGCCGGAGAAGGGACATGTCTCGGAGCGCGCCACGATCAACTGCTCTGACAAGTCGAACTCCGGAAAGAAGCAGGGGCTACATCGCGCTATCGGTGCCGCGGATCGCGTGCACATCGAGTCCGTCTCTGGAACCGACAACACCGGAGCCTTCGTCGTAGCGTTGTTCTCGCCGAATCCCGGAGGCACGCAAGTATCTGCGTGGGCCGATGTGAACGACGACGACTCTCAGAGCTTGTCGGAGGCGAGCGGCGGTGCCCGCATCGGCTTCGGTCAGGCCCCGCCTCCCGCTCGGCGAGAGATCTTCATCGACCCAGACGGTCCCTCGGCCACCGCCGGCGAGTGCCAGTCGCAGACGATCGTGGTGAGGGAAGGTGGCAACGCGTCGATCGGCGTCAACGTCGACGTGCACATCAAGGGGCCGGATGGTTCGGTCCAGTTCTGCCAGCCTCTGGGTGCAAGCGCCAGCGCCCGCCAGCCGGATTCCGGCGAGCACGTGGCCGGAACGCACGGTGACGGGACGCGACACCTCGAGGGCGAGACAGATTCCACGGGCCGGTTCGTCTACGGCGTGACGTCTGTTTCGGAAGGCCGCACCGAGGTCCTCGGTTGGATCGACGAGACCGATGACGACACGCTAACTCCTGCCGAGCCCAGTGCGCCCGCTTCGATCACGTTCCAAGCAGAGGGCGAGCGCTCCATCTCGCTGGAGTCGAGCCGCAGCTCCGTTCCGCGGGGCCGGCGCGTGAGGCTGTTCGGCCAGATCGACGGTGCAGCGAGTTGCTCCCGAGGTCAGGTCGTGAAGCTGAAGGCGCGCACCCCGGGCGGACGCTTCAAGGCGATCGGGCGCAAGACGACCGACTCGAACGGCGAGTACGCATTCCGCGTCCGCGTGCGCAAGACGAAGGACTACAAGACGATCGCTCCGGCGAACATGCCGTGCGAGAAGGCGAAGTCACGGACGGTGCGCGTCCGAGCCCGCTGAACCTACAGAGTTGTTGACGAGAGGCCCCTGCGACTGCGGGGGCCTCTTCAACGTTTAGCGGCGGGAGCCGCGGGTAGCCCTGCTCCCGTGGCGACCTACGGATACAAGCTGTCGAGTGAGGAGCACGGGCCGAACGACCTCGTGCGCTATGCAGCGCGCGCGGAGGAGGTCGGCTTCACCTTCGCCGCGATCTCGGATCACTTCCACCCGTGGATCGACCAACAGGGGCACAGCCCGTTCGTGTGGGGGGTTCTCGGCGGCGTCGCGCAGGTCACCGAGCGACTGGAGTTCATCACTGGCGTGACGGCGCCGATCATCCGGATCCATCCGGCGATCGTTGCTCACGCGGCCGCCACTGCAGCGGTGATGCTGGAGGGCCGTTTCTCGCTGGGTGTTGGAACCGGCGAGCACCTGAACGAGCACATCCTCGGCGACAAGTGGCCGCGCGCCGGGATCCGCAGAGCCATGTTGTCGGAGGCGATCGACGTCATGCGCAGGCTCTGGGAGGGCGGCAACAAGAACTTCTCCGGGCGCTATTACACGGTCGAGAACGCGCGCATCTATGACGTCCCCGAGCAGCCGATACCGGTGCTGATCGCGGCGAGCGGCGACAAGGCCCTGCAGCTCGCCGGCGAGAAAGGTGATGGGCTGGTCAGCCTCGCTCCCGATGACGAGACGATCCGCAAGTTCGACCAAGCAGGCGGGGCCGGGAAGCCGAAGTACGCCGAGATCCAGGCGTGTTGGGCTCCCAGCGACTCCGAAGCTTTCGAGACGACCCAGAAGTGGTGGTCCAACATCGGGGCCCCAGGAGAGCTGACGCAGGAGCTACCGCTACCTCGGCACTTCGATCAGGTGGGGGCTCAGGTGAAGGCCGAGGATTTCAAGGACCAGCTCGCCTATGGGCCGGACCCCGAGCGCCACCTGGCGATGATTGCCAAATACCGTGATGCCGGCTACACCCACATCTGGATCCACCAGATAGGCCCCGACCAAGACGGCTTCTTCGACTTCTACGAGAAAGAGATCCTCCCCGCGCTCTCATAGCACTCGACCTGCGTACGTCTGCAGTCGCTCAGGCGGTGC
Proteins encoded in this region:
- a CDS encoding TIGR03557 family F420-dependent LLM class oxidoreductase, with translation MATYGYKLSSEEHGPNDLVRYAARAEEVGFTFAAISDHFHPWIDQQGHSPFVWGVLGGVAQVTERLEFITGVTAPIIRIHPAIVAHAAATAAVMLEGRFSLGVGTGEHLNEHILGDKWPRAGIRRAMLSEAIDVMRRLWEGGNKNFSGRYYTVENARIYDVPEQPIPVLIAASGDKALQLAGEKGDGLVSLAPDDETIRKFDQAGGAGKPKYAEIQACWAPSDSEAFETTQKWWSNIGAPGELTQELPLPRHFDQVGAQVKAEDFKDQLAYGPDPERHLAMIAKYRDAGYTHIWIHQIGPDQDGFFDFYEKEILPALS